In Bacteroidota bacterium, the following proteins share a genomic window:
- a CDS encoding MarR family transcriptional regulator, with the protein MELKKEITVGALLGRTSHNMSLLLDKVFHKNDVDLNVEQFVLLKILSFNDGLNQKKLSELIDRDKTTIARLITKMEKKNMLLRVNSREDKRVNNVYITNYGKEILHEVLPFIREVDDVLISSVTREELQVFTRVMYKLCDKIKLMEEKL; encoded by the coding sequence ATGGAGTTAAAAAAAGAAATAACAGTTGGAGCATTATTAGGCCGTACAAGTCATAATATGAGCCTTTTACTAGATAAAGTATTTCATAAAAATGATGTGGATCTTAATGTTGAGCAATTTGTATTATTGAAAATATTGAGTTTTAATGATGGTCTCAATCAAAAGAAGTTATCGGAGTTAATTGATAGAGATAAAACTACAATAGCCCGTTTAATAACTAAGATGGAGAAAAAAAATATGCTTTTGCGCGTAAACTCCAGGGAAGATAAAAGGGTTAATAATGTATATATAACAAATTATGGCAAAGAAATATTACACGAAGTTTTGCCATTTATCAGGGAAGTAGACGATGTGCTTATTTCCAGCGTTACAAGAGAAGAGTTACAGGTTTTTACAAGAGTAATGTATAAGTTATGTGACAAAATAAAATTGATGGAAGAAAAGTTGTAA
- the rimO gene encoding 30S ribosomal protein S12 methylthiotransferase RimO, protein MRTKSSITNKINVVTLGCSKNVYDSEILMGQLKANDMSVSQEDNDGNIVVINTCGFIGDAKEESINTILDFVNLKEEGEIDKVFVTGCLSERYKPELEKEITNVDQYFGTHDLPNLLKALGADYKKELVGERLTTTPGHYAYLKISEGCDRSCSFCAIPLIRGGHVSTPIEDLVIEAEKLAKSGVKELVLIAQDLTYYGLDLYNKRRLADLLRELAKVQGVEWIRLHYAYPTSFPMDALEVMQNEAKVCNYLDIPLQHSSTKLLESMRRGTTKERTNALLGKFREMVPDIAIRTTLIVGYPGETEEDFEEMKEWVREMRFDRMGVFAYSHEEDTPAFSLEDDVDEEVKQNRVNEIMEIQAQISFELNQNKIGKIFKCIFDRVDEEYFIGRTEHDSPDVDNEVLISKEDYYISLGEFVDVEIIDAGEYDLYAKPLGKTKNR, encoded by the coding sequence ATGAGAACAAAGTCATCTATAACCAATAAGATAAATGTTGTAACGCTTGGGTGTTCTAAAAATGTCTATGATTCTGAGATATTGATGGGGCAACTCAAAGCTAATGATATGTCGGTTTCTCAGGAAGATAACGACGGTAATATTGTTGTGATAAATACTTGTGGTTTTATAGGTGATGCAAAAGAGGAGTCGATAAATACAATTTTGGATTTTGTAAATCTTAAAGAGGAAGGTGAAATAGATAAGGTATTTGTTACCGGATGTTTATCTGAAAGGTATAAGCCTGAACTTGAAAAAGAAATTACAAATGTTGATCAATATTTTGGAACACACGATTTACCGAATTTACTGAAAGCTTTAGGTGCGGACTATAAAAAGGAACTTGTGGGGGAGAGGTTAACAACCACTCCAGGACATTATGCCTACCTGAAAATTTCTGAAGGCTGTGACCGGTCTTGTTCTTTTTGTGCTATTCCATTGATTCGTGGCGGACATGTGTCTACTCCAATAGAGGATTTGGTAATAGAAGCCGAAAAACTGGCTAAATCAGGTGTGAAGGAACTTGTTTTGATAGCTCAGGATTTGACATACTATGGTCTTGATTTGTATAATAAGAGGAGATTGGCCGATTTATTGAGAGAACTTGCAAAGGTTCAGGGGGTTGAGTGGATCCGTTTACATTATGCATATCCAACAAGTTTTCCTATGGATGCACTTGAAGTTATGCAGAACGAAGCTAAAGTTTGTAACTATTTAGATATACCTCTTCAGCATAGTTCTACAAAACTATTGGAATCGATGCGTAGAGGAACTACTAAGGAGAGGACTAATGCTCTTTTAGGTAAGTTTCGAGAAATGGTTCCTGATATTGCAATCAGGACAACTTTGATTGTAGGTTATCCCGGAGAAACAGAAGAAGACTTCGAAGAGATGAAAGAATGGGTACGTGAGATGCGTTTCGACAGAATGGGCGTATTTGCGTATTCGCATGAGGAAGATACTCCTGCGTTTAGTTTAGAAGACGATGTTGATGAAGAAGTAAAACAAAATCGTGTAAATGAAATTATGGAGATTCAGGCACAAATTTCGTTTGAGCTAAATCAGAATAAAATAGGTAAAATATTCAAGTGTATTTTCGATAGGGTTGATGAGGAATATTTTATCGGACGTACAGAGCACGATTCTCCGGATGTAGATAATGAGGTTTTAATATCAAAAGAAGATTATTACATTTCTTTAGGCGAATTTGTTGATGTTGAAATAATTGATGCAGGCGAATACGATTTGTATGCTAAGCCACTGGGTAAAACTAAGAATAGGTAG